One genomic segment of Amycolatopsis sp. WQ 127309 includes these proteins:
- the hisG gene encoding ATP phosphoribosyltransferase, producing MLRVAVPNKGALAATATEMLGEAGYRKRHEQRDLTILDTVNEVEFFFLRPKDIAIYVGSGDLDLGITGRDLALDSGAPVEEIQALGFGGSTFRYAAPVGQDWKPADLQGKRLATSYPRLVREDLARHGVTAEVIRLDGAVEISIQLGVADAIADVVESGRSLRQNNLVAFGDPICVSEAVLLQRKGTERSKAKSQLAARLRGVVFAQQYLMLDYDCPRTLVERAIAITPGLESPTVAPLADDDWVAVRAMVSRKDVNRVMDELAEVGAKAILASDIRSCRL from the coding sequence ATGCTGCGTGTTGCCGTGCCGAACAAGGGAGCCCTCGCCGCCACGGCGACGGAGATGCTCGGCGAGGCGGGCTACCGGAAGCGGCATGAGCAGCGCGACCTGACGATCCTCGACACGGTCAACGAGGTCGAGTTCTTCTTCCTGCGCCCCAAGGACATCGCGATCTACGTCGGCTCCGGCGACCTCGACCTCGGCATCACCGGCCGCGACCTCGCGCTCGACTCGGGCGCGCCGGTCGAAGAGATCCAGGCCCTCGGTTTCGGCGGCTCGACGTTCCGCTACGCGGCCCCGGTGGGCCAGGACTGGAAGCCGGCCGATCTGCAGGGCAAGCGGCTCGCCACGTCGTACCCGCGGCTGGTGCGCGAGGACCTCGCCCGTCACGGCGTCACCGCCGAGGTGATCCGCCTCGACGGCGCGGTCGAGATCTCGATCCAGCTCGGGGTCGCGGACGCGATCGCCGACGTCGTCGAGTCCGGCCGGTCGCTGCGCCAGAACAACCTGGTGGCCTTCGGCGATCCGATCTGCGTGTCGGAAGCCGTGCTGCTGCAGCGCAAGGGCACCGAGCGGAGCAAGGCGAAGAGCCAGCTCGCGGCGCGGCTGCGGGGGGTCGTGTTCGCCCAGCAGTACCTGATGCTGGACTACGACTGCCCGCGCACGCTCGTCGAGCGCGCCATCGCCATCACGCCGGGCCTGGAGTCGCCGACGGTGGCCCCGCTCGCCGACGACGACTGGGTGGCGGTGCGCGCGATGGTGTCGCGCAAGGACGTCAACCGCGTCATGGACGAACTGGCCGAGGTGGGCGCGAAGGCGATCCTGGCCTCGGACATCCGCTCCTGCCGCCTCTGA
- a CDS encoding methylated-DNA--[protein]-cysteine S-methyltransferase codes for MRSHTVVDSPCGPLTLVAQGDALCGLYMVQQRHRPDELTFGEPGPGAEIFVRAETELKEYFAGQRHEFEVPLTFVGTPFQQRVWAALREIPYGSTTSYGELADRLGQPTASRAVGLANGKNPVSIIVPCHRVVGASGSLTGYGGGLERKRYLLDFEQEHEARF; via the coding sequence ATGCGTTCCCACACGGTGGTGGACAGCCCGTGCGGCCCGCTCACCCTCGTCGCCCAGGGCGACGCGCTCTGCGGGCTGTACATGGTCCAGCAGCGCCATCGCCCGGACGAGCTCACCTTCGGCGAACCCGGCCCGGGCGCGGAGATCTTCGTGCGGGCCGAAACCGAGCTGAAGGAGTACTTCGCCGGGCAGCGCCACGAGTTCGAGGTGCCGCTGACCTTCGTGGGCACGCCGTTCCAGCAACGGGTCTGGGCCGCGCTGCGGGAGATCCCTTACGGCAGCACCACTTCCTACGGCGAGCTGGCCGACCGGCTGGGGCAGCCCACGGCGTCGCGCGCGGTCGGGCTGGCCAACGGCAAGAACCCGGTCAGCATCATCGTTCCGTGCCACCGCGTCGTCGGCGCGAGTGGTTCGCTGACCGGCTACGGCGGCGGCCTCGAACGGAAGCGCTACCTGCTGGACTTCGAACAGGAGCACGAAGCCCGTTTCTGA
- a CDS encoding phosphotriesterase yields MTAEPQVRTVLGDIDPAELGVTNAHDHLFFASKLLPGQELDDPTAATEALLEFKVRGGSALVQWTPYGLTRRTRELAWMSRELGVHVVAATGLHRAEHYDPAVLDRVIDGLVREFVADLTEGTQPADLPDEPRTGPRAGLVKVAGAFHTIDSHARLTMTAAAVAHQETGATIAVHLELGTAALETVHLLCEQLDVPPESVILGHLNRNPDARLQREIAETGVFLGFDGPSRANHATDWQLFDGLEALVEAGHGGQILLGGDTTTAAARRQPGASYLLTTLAPRLTELLGGDVVTAMLVANPARAFATSWLK; encoded by the coding sequence ATGACCGCTGAACCGCAGGTCCGGACGGTGCTGGGTGACATCGATCCGGCCGAACTGGGCGTGACGAACGCGCACGACCACCTCTTCTTCGCCTCGAAACTGCTGCCGGGCCAGGAGCTGGACGACCCGACCGCCGCCACGGAAGCGCTCCTCGAGTTCAAGGTGCGGGGCGGCTCGGCGCTCGTCCAGTGGACGCCGTACGGCCTCACGCGCCGGACCCGGGAACTCGCCTGGATGTCGCGGGAGCTCGGCGTGCACGTGGTCGCGGCCACCGGCCTGCACCGCGCGGAGCACTACGACCCGGCCGTCCTCGACCGGGTGATCGACGGCCTCGTGCGCGAGTTCGTCGCCGACCTGACCGAGGGCACCCAGCCCGCGGACCTGCCGGACGAGCCGCGCACCGGCCCGCGCGCCGGGCTGGTCAAGGTCGCCGGCGCGTTCCACACGATCGACTCCCACGCGCGGCTGACGATGACCGCCGCCGCGGTCGCCCACCAGGAGACCGGGGCCACGATCGCCGTGCACCTGGAGCTCGGCACCGCGGCGCTCGAGACGGTCCACCTGCTGTGCGAGCAGCTGGACGTGCCGCCGGAGAGCGTGATCCTCGGGCACCTCAACCGCAACCCCGACGCGCGCCTCCAGCGGGAGATCGCCGAAACCGGCGTCTTCCTCGGGTTCGACGGCCCGTCGCGGGCCAATCACGCCACCGACTGGCAGCTCTTCGACGGCCTGGAAGCGCTCGTCGAGGCCGGCCACGGCGGGCAGATCCTGCTGGGCGGCGACACGACGACCGCCGCGGCCCGGCGGCAGCCGGGGGCGTCCTACCTGCTCACGACGCTCGCCCCGCGGCTCACCGAGCTGCTCGGCGGCGACGTCGTCACGGCCATGCTGGTGGCGAACCCCGCCCGGGCGTTCGCCACCAGCTGGCTCAAGTGA
- a CDS encoding ABATE domain-containing protein has protein sequence MPDDHAFRFDSGAPWLDLMATRGRCFGASPVERMPTRDRLAEWLAEVGLTPLARVTEADVEAAHRLREAVRELALGAVDGLAPRADQVRALTTFFRAEPMHLAALDRLHRSAPATAADALSRLALQAADWLTGPLRADLRACPEQDCRGVFADPGGRRRWCPSPACASRGRVRALRERRRAES, from the coding sequence ATGCCCGACGATCACGCCTTCCGCTTCGACAGCGGCGCCCCCTGGCTCGACCTCATGGCCACCCGCGGCCGCTGCTTCGGGGCGAGCCCGGTGGAACGGATGCCGACGCGGGACCGGCTGGCCGAGTGGCTCGCCGAAGTCGGGCTGACACCCCTCGCCCGGGTCACCGAGGCCGACGTCGAGGCGGCGCACCGGCTGCGCGAAGCGGTGCGCGAACTGGCGCTCGGCGCGGTCGACGGGCTCGCGCCGCGGGCCGATCAGGTGCGGGCGCTGACGACGTTCTTCCGGGCCGAGCCGATGCACCTGGCCGCGCTCGACCGGCTCCACCGCAGCGCCCCGGCGACGGCGGCCGACGCCTTGAGCAGGCTCGCGCTGCAGGCGGCCGACTGGCTCACCGGCCCCCTGCGCGCCGACCTGCGGGCCTGCCCGGAGCAGGACTGCCGGGGCGTGTTCGCCGACCCGGGCGGCCGACGCCGCTGGTGCCCCTCCCCGGCATGCGCCAGCCGCGGCCGCGTCCGCGCACTCAGGGAGCGCCGCCGCGCCGAGTCCTGA
- a CDS encoding thioesterase family protein, with amino-acid sequence MADAFYVPHGEGRFTATAHTAGPWTPDSQHFGPPSALLVRALENVEPHHPAELARVTVEILGPAPVTELLVRARVERPGRSVELLQAELATSERVVARASAWRIATSDTAAVSTDGGPLLPAPDTVAESAWPEGWNGGYLDALEWRAVRGGMDVPGSAAVWARQRVPLVDGEEPSGLQRLFAVADSGNGVSNYLDPRQWWFINSELTVHLRRPPAGEWIGLDAVTLVGKHGVGTATSILHDGDGPVATGAQALMVRPRQAGGG; translated from the coding sequence ATGGCCGACGCGTTCTACGTCCCCCACGGCGAGGGCCGGTTCACCGCGACCGCGCACACGGCCGGGCCGTGGACCCCGGACTCCCAGCACTTCGGGCCGCCGTCGGCGCTGCTGGTGCGGGCGCTCGAAAACGTCGAACCGCACCACCCCGCGGAGCTCGCGCGGGTGACCGTCGAGATCCTCGGCCCGGCGCCGGTGACCGAGCTGCTGGTGCGCGCCCGGGTGGAGCGGCCCGGCCGGTCGGTGGAGCTGCTGCAGGCCGAGCTGGCGACGAGCGAGCGGGTCGTCGCGCGCGCGTCGGCGTGGCGCATCGCGACGTCCGACACCGCGGCGGTGAGCACCGACGGCGGCCCGCTGCTGCCGGCGCCGGACACCGTGGCGGAGTCGGCCTGGCCGGAGGGCTGGAACGGCGGCTACCTCGACGCGCTGGAGTGGCGCGCGGTCCGCGGCGGCATGGACGTGCCCGGCTCGGCCGCGGTGTGGGCCCGCCAGCGCGTCCCGCTGGTCGACGGCGAGGAGCCGAGCGGGCTGCAGCGACTGTTCGCGGTCGCCGACTCCGGCAACGGCGTGTCCAACTACCTCGACCCGCGGCAGTGGTGGTTCATCAACTCCGAGCTCACCGTGCACCTGCGCCGGCCGCCTGCGGGCGAGTGGATCGGCCTCGACGCCGTCACGCTGGTCGGCAAGCACGGCGTCGGCACGGCGACGAGCATCCTGCACGACGGCGACGGTCCGGTGGCCACCGGCGCGCAGGCGCTGATGGTGCGTCCGCGACAGGCCGGGGGCGGATAG
- a CDS encoding AlkA N-terminal domain-containing protein translates to MHEDFERCVRAVQAKDARFDGWFFTAVVTTRIYCRPSCPVVPPKPRNMTFYPSAAAAQQAGFRACKRCRPDASPGSPLWNERADLVARAMRLIADGVVDTEGVRGLADRLGYSVRQVERQVLAELGAGPLALARAQRAQTARTLIETTTLPMTELALAAGFGSIRTFNDTVREVFALSPTELRTRAKGKPGAAAGAIELRLPFRKPLCPDNLFGHLVATGVPGVEEWRDGAYRRTLRLPRGHGVVALRPEDGHIACRLTLADLRDLPAATSRCRRLLDLDADPEAVDDQLATDPLLAPLVAAAPGRRVPRTVDGAEFAVRAVLGQQVSTAAARTHAARLVVAHGTPIEDPEGGLTHLFPSPEALADLDPETLAMPRSRRRTLLALVEALTGGGLDLGAGSDWAGTRAALNALPGFGPWTVESIAMRSLGDPDAFLPTDLGIKYAAETLGLGGPAAVVARSAAWRPWRAYATQHLWATGDHAINRMPAA, encoded by the coding sequence GTGCACGAAGACTTCGAGCGGTGCGTGCGGGCCGTGCAGGCGAAGGACGCCCGGTTCGACGGGTGGTTCTTCACGGCGGTCGTGACGACCCGGATCTACTGCCGGCCCAGCTGCCCGGTGGTGCCGCCCAAACCGCGGAACATGACCTTCTACCCGAGCGCGGCGGCCGCCCAGCAGGCCGGCTTCCGGGCGTGCAAGCGCTGCCGCCCGGACGCCAGCCCGGGCTCGCCGCTGTGGAACGAGCGCGCGGACCTCGTCGCCCGGGCGATGCGGCTGATCGCCGACGGCGTCGTCGACACCGAGGGCGTCCGCGGCCTCGCCGACCGCCTCGGCTACAGCGTCCGGCAGGTCGAGCGCCAAGTCTTGGCGGAACTCGGCGCCGGGCCGCTGGCCCTGGCCCGGGCCCAGCGCGCGCAGACCGCGCGGACGCTCATCGAGACGACCACGCTGCCGATGACCGAGCTGGCCCTGGCCGCCGGGTTCGGCAGCATCCGGACGTTCAACGACACCGTCCGCGAGGTGTTCGCCCTCTCGCCGACCGAGCTGCGCACCCGGGCCAAGGGCAAGCCGGGCGCCGCGGCCGGGGCGATCGAGCTGCGGCTGCCCTTCCGCAAGCCGCTGTGCCCGGACAACCTCTTCGGGCACCTGGTGGCCACCGGCGTGCCGGGCGTCGAGGAGTGGCGTGACGGCGCCTACCGCCGCACGCTGCGGCTGCCGCGCGGGCACGGCGTCGTCGCGCTGCGTCCTGAGGACGGTCACATCGCCTGCCGGCTGACGCTCGCCGACCTGCGCGACCTCCCGGCCGCCACCAGCCGCTGCCGCCGTCTGCTCGACCTCGACGCGGACCCGGAAGCCGTCGACGACCAGCTCGCCACCGACCCGCTGCTGGCCCCGCTGGTCGCGGCCGCGCCGGGCCGGCGCGTCCCGCGCACGGTCGACGGCGCCGAGTTCGCCGTCCGCGCGGTGCTCGGCCAGCAGGTGTCGACGGCCGCCGCGCGCACCCACGCCGCCCGGCTCGTCGTCGCGCACGGCACCCCGATCGAAGACCCCGAAGGCGGCCTGACGCACCTGTTCCCGTCTCCCGAGGCGCTGGCCGACCTGGACCCGGAGACGCTCGCCATGCCGCGCAGCCGCCGGCGCACGCTGCTCGCCCTGGTCGAGGCGCTGACCGGCGGCGGCCTCGACCTCGGCGCGGGCAGCGACTGGGCCGGGACCCGCGCCGCGCTGAACGCGTTGCCCGGCTTCGGGCCGTGGACCGTCGAGAGCATCGCGATGCGCTCGCTCGGCGACCCGGACGCGTTCCTGCCCACCGACCTCGGCATCAAGTACGCGGCGGAGACCCTCGGCCTCGGCGGCCCGGCGGCCGTCGTCGCGCGGTCGGCGGCGTGGCGCCCGTGGCGCGCGTACGCCACCCAGCACCTGTGGGCCACCGGCGACCACGCCATCAACCGCATGCCCGCCGCCTGA
- a CDS encoding HAD family phosphatase, with product MDGTLVDSEKLWDVALYETAEALGGKLSEETRMTLVGSNMDDTAACLLEVAGREVTPEAIVEAGVLIRRRTAGLFDDALPWRPGAREVLAAVRAAGLRSALVTSTERDLTELALNTIGREFFDVSVCGDEVEGFNKPHPRPYLKAAELLGVAPGRCVAIEDSPPGTASAVAAGCTVLVIPNDVDVEPGERRVFRDTLVGVDARALTALLG from the coding sequence ATGGACGGAACACTGGTCGATTCCGAGAAACTGTGGGACGTCGCGTTGTACGAGACGGCGGAAGCCCTGGGCGGCAAGCTCTCCGAAGAGACGCGGATGACGCTCGTCGGGTCCAACATGGACGACACGGCCGCCTGCCTGCTCGAGGTCGCCGGCCGTGAGGTCACGCCGGAGGCGATCGTCGAAGCGGGCGTGCTGATCCGGCGCCGCACGGCCGGGCTGTTCGACGACGCGCTGCCGTGGCGCCCCGGGGCCCGCGAAGTGCTGGCCGCCGTGCGCGCGGCGGGCCTGCGCTCGGCCCTGGTCACCTCCACCGAGCGTGACCTGACCGAGCTGGCGCTGAACACCATCGGCCGCGAGTTCTTCGACGTCTCCGTGTGCGGCGACGAGGTCGAGGGGTTCAACAAGCCGCACCCGCGCCCGTACCTCAAGGCCGCCGAGCTGCTCGGCGTCGCGCCCGGGCGCTGCGTCGCGATCGAGGACTCGCCGCCGGGCACCGCGTCGGCGGTCGCCGCCGGCTGCACGGTGCTGGTGATCCCGAACGATGTCGACGTCGAGCCGGGGGAGCGGCGCGTCTTCCGCGACACGCTCGTGGGCGTCGACGCGCGGGCGCTGACGGCCCTGCTCGGCTGA
- a CDS encoding RecB family exonuclease, translating into MPDADTVTTDPLTPMDAADSAVATRVRRRPALSPSRASDFKQCPLLYRFRAVDRLPEVPTKAQLRGTLVHSVLERLFALPAGERVPPKARELLGPAWTELSEDRPEWTELFDAAKPDDHADWLRSAEKLLDAYFGLEDPRRLEPEACELHVEIELGSGVLLRGYIDRVDVAPTGEIRVVDYKTGAAPREIGEAKAMFQMKFYAVVLWRLRGIVPRQLKLMYLTDGQSLAYTPDEAELIRFERTLEAIWQAILKAGKTGDFRPNKSKLCNWCDHQAHCPEYGGTPPAYPGWPEPDAGEETPLDRAD; encoded by the coding sequence ATGCCCGACGCCGACACTGTCACCACGGACCCGCTCACCCCCATGGACGCCGCGGACTCCGCCGTCGCCACGCGGGTGCGGCGGCGGCCCGCGTTGTCGCCGTCCCGGGCCAGTGACTTCAAGCAGTGCCCGCTGCTCTACCGGTTCCGCGCGGTCGACCGGCTGCCGGAGGTCCCGACGAAGGCCCAGCTGCGCGGCACGCTCGTCCACTCGGTACTGGAACGGCTCTTCGCGCTGCCCGCCGGCGAACGGGTGCCGCCGAAGGCCCGCGAACTGCTGGGCCCGGCGTGGACCGAGCTGTCCGAGGACCGTCCGGAGTGGACCGAGCTGTTCGACGCCGCGAAGCCGGACGACCACGCCGACTGGCTGCGGTCGGCCGAGAAGCTCCTGGACGCCTACTTCGGCCTCGAAGACCCGCGGCGGCTCGAACCGGAGGCGTGCGAGCTGCACGTCGAGATCGAGCTCGGCTCGGGGGTGCTGCTGCGCGGCTACATCGACCGCGTCGACGTCGCTCCCACCGGCGAGATCCGGGTCGTCGACTACAAGACCGGGGCCGCGCCGCGGGAAATCGGCGAAGCCAAGGCGATGTTCCAGATGAAGTTCTACGCCGTGGTGCTGTGGCGGCTGCGCGGGATCGTGCCGCGCCAGCTGAAGCTGATGTACCTGACCGACGGCCAGTCGCTGGCCTACACCCCGGACGAGGCCGAGCTGATCCGCTTCGAGCGGACCCTGGAAGCCATCTGGCAGGCCATCCTCAAGGCGGGCAAGACCGGCGACTTCCGGCCGAACAAGAGCAAGCTGTGCAACTGGTGCGACCACCAGGCGCACTGCCCCGAGTACGGCGGCACCCCACCGGCGTACCCCGGCTGGCCGGAACCCGACGCCGGCGAAGAGACGCCGCTGGACCGGGCCGACTGA
- a CDS encoding site-2 protease family protein — protein sequence MAATSEQGTGGSRQAVLGDGGGLVLFRVAGVPVLLAPSWWIGSLIVVVLYAPLVERLLPDVSTLMSWLLAAAFALLLGLSVLAHELGHCLVALRLGIPVRRLRLFLLGGLSEVARTPKRPSDEGLVAAAGPAVSLVLGGFCGLLMFAVPPGGAVWLLIAECSVANLAVGVFNLLPGLPLDGGRLVRAGVWAATGIRAKGTRAAVGGGAVVAAGLLVWALWGLATASPDRWLRLGVCVVTAWFVVLGARSELAAERRRGWPEGLVLGELVRPVLQLPAESPVSDALAASAGRGVVLVRADGVAAGLLDEGAAERLASTSPHAPAELAAEPIRAETVLLASEPGEEIVERVRETPAWQFLVVDDEGRPAGVLRRDDLRAALHRRTR from the coding sequence ATGGCCGCGACCAGTGAGCAGGGCACCGGGGGCTCCCGGCAGGCCGTCCTCGGCGACGGCGGCGGCCTCGTGCTGTTCCGCGTCGCCGGTGTCCCGGTGCTGCTGGCGCCGTCCTGGTGGATCGGCTCGCTGATCGTCGTCGTCCTGTACGCGCCGCTGGTCGAGCGGCTGCTCCCGGACGTCTCCACGCTGATGTCGTGGCTGCTGGCCGCGGCGTTCGCGTTGCTGCTGGGGTTGTCGGTGCTCGCCCACGAGCTCGGCCACTGCCTCGTCGCGCTGAGATTGGGCATCCCGGTGCGGCGCCTGCGGCTGTTCCTCCTCGGCGGCCTGTCCGAGGTCGCCCGCACCCCGAAACGGCCGAGCGACGAAGGCCTGGTGGCCGCGGCCGGCCCGGCGGTGTCGCTGGTGCTGGGCGGGTTCTGCGGGCTGCTGATGTTCGCCGTGCCGCCGGGCGGCGCGGTCTGGTTGCTGATCGCCGAATGCTCCGTGGCGAACCTCGCCGTCGGCGTCTTCAACCTCCTGCCCGGTCTCCCGCTCGACGGCGGGCGGCTGGTCCGCGCCGGCGTCTGGGCGGCCACCGGCATCCGCGCCAAGGGCACCCGCGCCGCGGTGGGCGGCGGCGCGGTCGTGGCGGCGGGACTGCTCGTGTGGGCCCTGTGGGGCCTCGCGACGGCGAGCCCCGACCGCTGGCTGCGCCTGGGTGTCTGCGTCGTCACGGCGTGGTTCGTCGTCCTCGGCGCGCGGTCCGAGCTGGCCGCCGAACGGCGGCGCGGCTGGCCCGAGGGCTTGGTGCTGGGCGAGCTGGTCCGGCCCGTGCTGCAGCTGCCGGCGGAGAGCCCGGTGTCGGACGCGCTGGCCGCGTCGGCGGGCCGGGGCGTAGTGCTGGTCCGCGCGGACGGCGTCGCGGCCGGGCTGCTGGACGAGGGCGCGGCGGAGCGGCTGGCGAGCACGTCGCCGCACGCGCCGGCCGAGCTGGCGGCCGAGCCGATCCGCGCCGAGACCGTCCTGCTGGCCTCCGAGCCGGGGGAGGAGATCGTCGAGCGGGTCCGCGAGACCCCGGCGTGGCAGTTCCTCGTCGTCGACGACGAAGGCCGGCCGGCGGGCGTGCTGCGCCGGGACGACCTGCGCGCCGCGCTGCACCGCCGTACCCGCTGA
- a CDS encoding ParA family protein, with protein MQITSVVNQKGGVGKTSLSVGTAAALAERGRRVLLVDLDPQGHATTEMLGLAEVRGDAPTLAKALAKKWKGPIEDLVVPHPRSNLGRGGALDVIPTSPGMFDLIRRLDSFRVPGWQLARVIQFANYDHCIIDCPPALDVLTNNALAASHGILVPVQPDKTSIRALRLLADQVRYVEQTVGRQPLSWFGLVPSLYRRPISHYAAAALQEMYEFGIPMLSHLPLGVVMNEAAAHGVPVTTYAPETLQALSFREIAGTLDTYLEQNSAPAVIPADEEFVFEDFISEVSVARNANDNGARKGLYDLLPKKPHRPR; from the coding sequence ATGCAGATCACCTCGGTGGTCAACCAGAAGGGCGGGGTCGGCAAGACCTCGCTGAGCGTCGGCACCGCGGCGGCCTTGGCCGAGCGCGGCCGGCGGGTGCTGCTGGTCGACCTCGACCCGCAGGGCCACGCGACGACCGAGATGCTCGGCCTGGCCGAGGTCCGCGGGGACGCGCCGACCCTGGCGAAAGCCCTGGCCAAGAAGTGGAAGGGGCCGATCGAAGACCTCGTCGTGCCGCACCCGCGCAGCAACCTGGGCCGCGGCGGCGCGCTCGACGTCATCCCGACGTCGCCGGGGATGTTCGACCTGATCCGGCGGCTCGACTCGTTCCGCGTGCCCGGCTGGCAGCTGGCCCGGGTCATCCAGTTCGCCAACTACGACCACTGCATCATCGACTGCCCGCCGGCGCTCGACGTGCTGACGAACAACGCGCTGGCGGCGTCGCACGGGATACTGGTCCCGGTGCAGCCGGACAAGACGAGCATCCGCGCGCTGCGGCTGCTGGCGGACCAGGTGCGCTACGTCGAGCAGACCGTCGGCCGGCAGCCGCTGTCGTGGTTCGGGCTGGTGCCGAGCCTCTACCGGCGGCCGATCTCGCACTACGCCGCCGCGGCGCTGCAGGAGATGTACGAGTTCGGCATCCCGATGCTGTCGCACCTGCCGCTGGGCGTGGTGATGAACGAGGCCGCCGCCCACGGCGTCCCGGTGACGACCTACGCCCCGGAAACGCTGCAGGCGCTGTCGTTCCGCGAGATCGCGGGCACGCTCGACACCTACCTGGAGCAGAACTCGGCGCCCGCGGTGATCCCGGCCGACGAGGAGTTCGTCTTCGAGGACTTCATCTCCGAGGTCTCGGTGGCCCGCAACGCCAACGACAACGGCGCCCGCAAGGGCCTCTACGACCTGCTGCCGAAGAAGCCGCACCGCCCCCGCTGA
- a CDS encoding PAC2 family protein: MSEPVDETPRPPGDRPEPSRPLMVVAFEGWNDAGDAASRAVEHLQLNWDATPLAELEPDDYYDFQVSRPTVRMVDGVTRRVDWPTTTLSVCRPDGFDRDVVLVQGPEPNMRWRAFCAELLEHIQQLDVATVVTLGALLADTAHTRPVPVTGTAYDKDTASLYGLDLNNYQGPTGIVGILQDYCVQAGIPAVSIWAAVPHYVSHPPSPKATLALLHKLEDILDVEIPLGALPEQSEEWQRTVSEMADEDEEISEYVRGLEERGDAQTEVAEQDVSGDKIAAEFERYLRRRGRGGNGGQEGFGLR; encoded by the coding sequence GTGAGTGAGCCCGTCGACGAGACCCCGCGGCCGCCTGGCGACCGCCCCGAACCCTCCCGGCCCTTGATGGTGGTCGCCTTCGAAGGCTGGAACGACGCAGGTGACGCGGCCAGCCGCGCCGTGGAGCACCTGCAGCTCAACTGGGACGCCACACCACTGGCCGAGCTGGAACCGGACGACTACTACGACTTCCAGGTCAGCAGGCCCACGGTCCGCATGGTCGACGGCGTCACCCGCCGCGTCGACTGGCCGACGACGACGTTGTCGGTGTGCCGCCCCGACGGGTTCGACCGCGACGTGGTCCTCGTGCAGGGCCCCGAGCCGAACATGCGCTGGCGCGCCTTCTGCGCCGAACTGCTCGAACACATCCAGCAGCTGGACGTCGCGACCGTGGTGACGCTGGGCGCGCTGCTCGCCGACACGGCGCACACCCGGCCCGTCCCGGTCACCGGGACGGCGTACGACAAGGACACCGCGTCGCTCTACGGGCTCGACCTGAACAACTACCAGGGCCCGACCGGCATCGTCGGGATCCTGCAGGACTACTGCGTCCAGGCCGGCATCCCGGCCGTCTCGATCTGGGCCGCGGTGCCGCACTACGTGTCGCACCCGCCGTCCCCGAAGGCGACGCTGGCGCTGCTGCACAAGCTTGAGGACATCCTCGACGTCGAGATCCCGCTGGGCGCGCTGCCGGAGCAGTCCGAGGAGTGGCAGCGCACGGTCAGCGAGATGGCCGACGAGGACGAAGAGATCAGCGAGTACGTCCGCGGGCTCGAGGAGCGCGGCGACGCGCAGACCGAGGTCGCGGAGCAGGACGTCAGCGGCGACAAGATCGCCGCCGAGTTCGAGCGCTACCTGCGCCGCCGCGGCCGCGGCGGCAACGGGGGCCAGGAAGGCTTCGGCCTCCGCTGA
- a CDS encoding phosphoribosyl-ATP diphosphatase: MKTFDELFAELAERARTRPDGSGTVAALDAGVHAQGKKVLEEAGEVWIAAEHESDDRLAEEISQLLYRLQVLMLGRGLSTEDVYRYL; this comes from the coding sequence GTGAAGACCTTCGATGAGCTGTTCGCGGAGCTTGCCGAGCGCGCGCGTACCCGTCCCGACGGGTCCGGCACCGTCGCCGCCCTGGACGCCGGAGTGCACGCCCAGGGCAAGAAGGTGCTGGAGGAAGCCGGCGAGGTGTGGATCGCCGCCGAGCACGAGTCCGACGACCGGCTCGCCGAGGAGATCTCCCAGCTGCTGTACCGGCTGCAGGTGCTGATGCTCGGCCGCGGTCTGTCGACCGAGGACGTCTACCGCTACCTGTGA